From a single Bacteroidota bacterium genomic region:
- the miaB gene encoding tRNA (N6-isopentenyl adenosine(37)-C2)-methylthiotransferase MiaB, with product MLHEGNKVIDEKRQGEAILLETAASSGKKLFLESYGCAMNFSDSEIVASILTQGGFETTRDYNEADVIFINTCAIRDNAEQRVRTRLHDFKKAKRAKPGLIVGVLGCMAERLKSKLLEEEKLVDIVAGPDSYRDLLHLIEKVEGGQKAVNVLLSREETYADISPVRLSSNGVTAFISIMRGCDNMCSFCVVPFTRGRERSRDPESILEEAKQLFENGYREVTLLGQNVDSYLWWGGGQKKELEADIVHKALHHELPAEEQQRFTTFADLMEMVAGVHPDLQIRFSTSNPRDMTDAVLHVIAKYDNICKYVHLPVQSGNSNVLERMNRGYTREQYIQRIESIRRIIPECGISTDIISGFCGETEEEHQDTLSLMEWAGYDFSYMFKYSERPGTAAEKKFTDDIPEEVKSRRLQEIVDLQRKLSAIRTKKAVGKTFRVLVEGVSKKSDEMLSGRNSQNTVVVFPKGNLQPGDYVNVRITHCTTATLIGEIQN from the coding sequence ATGTTACACGAAGGAAATAAGGTAATCGACGAAAAGCGTCAGGGTGAAGCCATCCTGCTGGAAACGGCAGCTTCATCGGGTAAAAAATTGTTCCTGGAGAGTTATGGCTGCGCTATGAATTTCTCTGATAGTGAGATCGTTGCATCTATTTTGACGCAGGGTGGATTTGAAACGACCCGCGATTATAACGAGGCCGATGTGATTTTTATTAATACCTGCGCCATTCGTGATAATGCCGAACAACGTGTCCGTACCCGCTTGCATGACTTTAAGAAGGCGAAGCGGGCCAAACCGGGATTGATCGTAGGTGTGCTCGGCTGTATGGCGGAACGGTTGAAATCGAAGTTACTGGAAGAGGAAAAGTTAGTGGATATCGTGGCCGGCCCCGACTCCTACCGCGACCTCCTCCACCTGATCGAAAAAGTGGAAGGTGGACAGAAAGCCGTGAATGTTTTATTGTCGAGAGAGGAAACCTATGCGGATATCAGTCCGGTGCGGTTGAGCTCGAATGGCGTTACGGCGTTCATCTCGATTATGCGGGGCTGCGATAATATGTGCTCCTTCTGTGTCGTTCCTTTTACGCGTGGACGTGAACGCAGCCGGGACCCGGAATCTATACTTGAAGAAGCGAAACAGCTTTTTGAAAACGGCTACAGGGAAGTGACTTTATTGGGACAAAATGTAGATTCCTACCTCTGGTGGGGCGGCGGACAGAAAAAAGAACTCGAAGCAGACATCGTTCACAAAGCCCTGCATCATGAACTCCCTGCGGAAGAACAACAGCGCTTCACCACCTTCGCCGACCTCATGGAAATGGTGGCGGGTGTCCATCCCGATCTGCAAATACGCTTCTCGACCAGCAATCCGCGGGATATGACAGATGCCGTCCTCCACGTGATTGCGAAATACGACAATATATGTAAGTACGTTCATCTGCCGGTTCAATCGGGCAACTCGAATGTACTTGAACGAATGAACCGGGGCTATACCCGCGAACAATATATCCAACGCATCGAATCCATTCGGAGAATCATTCCGGAATGCGGCATCAGCACCGATATCATCAGTGGCTTTTGCGGCGAGACAGAAGAAGAACATCAGGATACATTGAGTCTCATGGAATGGGCAGGCTATGATTTCTCCTACATGTTCAAATATTCCGAACGACCGGGAACAGCGGCGGAGAAAAAATTCACCGATGATATTCCCGAAGAAGTAAAGAGCAGAAGACTACAGGAGATTGTGGACTTACAAAGAAAATTATCGGCCATCAGAACGAAAAAAGCGGTTGGAAAAACATTCCGTGTCCTGGTAGAAGGCGTTTCGAAGAAATCCGATGAAATGCTCTCCGGCAGAAATTCGCAGAATACCGTCGTGGTATTCCCGAAAGGCAATCTCCAACCCGGCGATTATGTCAACGTTAGGATCACACATTGCACAACAGCAACACTGATTGGAGAAATTCAGAATTAA
- a CDS encoding co-chaperone GroES, translating into MSKLSIKPLADRVIVEVSPAEEKTASGLIIPDTAKEKPQKGTVIAVGNGKKDEPLTVKVGDTVLYGKYAGTEITVDGKELLIMRESDIFAVI; encoded by the coding sequence ATGAGCAAATTAAGTATCAAACCATTAGCTGACCGTGTGATTGTAGAAGTATCACCGGCCGAAGAAAAAACCGCCAGCGGACTCATTATACCTGACACTGCTAAAGAAAAGCCGCAGAAAGGTACCGTTATCGCAGTTGGAAATGGAAAGAAAGATGAACCATTGACCGTAAAAGTGGGCGATACCGTATTGTATGGCAAATATGCAGGAACAGAAATTACTGTTGACGGCAAGGAATTACTCATCATGCGCGAATCTGACATCTTCGCAGTTATTTAA
- a CDS encoding T9SS type A sorting domain-containing protein, which translates to MRNILLKLCCVFMLLFSMNTRVEAYLVYIPDPVFRAYLNQYYASCMVGDSIDPLCPAVLGTKHINVSSKGISNLSGIEVFVNDTSLNCYNNQLTTLPPLPLSLTYLECRNNQITTLPNLPSSLTTLDCRINLLTSLPTLPSSLTRLDCRGNQLTSIPNLPSSITDILCSSNQLSSLPVLPSSLIYLSCGSNQITYLPALPTSLTFLECSLNQLTALPALPSTLLYLTCSFNQLITLPVLPSSLTELVCRDNQLTLLPNLPSTLTMLWCQDNQLTFLPSLPTSLTELRCEYNQLASLPPLPSSLIRLYCQYNPLTCLPDLNQVTDLNFYATLVECVPNYGIVFSSTPFITTLPICNVFNSNGCELFWNIEGEVFFDPDTNCIVGNNEPYFTNQKVKLYKNGMLVQQTYVNTNGDYFFDTFAPDFYKTELDTLDLPFATGCPSSGFYTDTISAVDSMKYNRNFGLICKGVDLAVTSIYSNNIRPASVREIKIQAGDYSNTFGANCANGISGTVVISITGPCNYLFPGVGALTPDSVNGNVLTYNVADFGAMSNNINFNFTILVDTNATLGNQICIQVSISTSAAELNYSNNYFSQCFTVVGSYDPNDKSVYPASTLDISGDRWLTYLIRFQNTGTADAEHIYITDTLSTYLEWSTFSLLSYSHQPITQIYQDGLLKFSFPNIHLPDSNSNEPGSHGYIQFKIRAKDSLAIGSTIENTANIFFDFNAPIITNTTANTLINCSIPPTIINATICNSLNFQLNGVTYSTSGNHVQRFITANGCDSTILLNLTINSSASYLSGSICDGDFYNFNGQQLSLTGVYNDTLTNASGCDSIVVLDLIINNAYNIQRSENICTNDSLFFGGVYLYQAGIYIDSLPSVFGCDSVITLNLDIINANYTQQAQTICSNDSILFRSAYLHQSGVYFDSLLNSNGCDSIIELQLTVTPVITNIVSQISSTLQTTASGSTYQWIDCGNNSAINGATNSTFQPTQSGSYAVAVTYGNCIDTSTCYTFSTVGLPSSITADVIFQTRYLSSSENILLHAEKLRGTNGQLRLMDLSGRIIYQQPTHEITAGKLNLEIPVKGLNAGIYIVNLITEKDNISGKVIKY; encoded by the coding sequence ATGAGAAATATTTTACTTAAGTTATGTTGTGTTTTCATGCTCTTATTCTCCATGAACACTCGTGTAGAGGCATATCTCGTATATATTCCTGATCCTGTATTCAGAGCCTATCTCAACCAATATTACGCTTCTTGCATGGTAGGCGACTCTATTGATCCATTGTGTCCTGCGGTATTAGGTACAAAGCATATTAATGTGAGTAGTAAAGGAATTTCTAATTTAAGTGGAATCGAAGTTTTTGTGAATGACACTTCATTGAATTGCTACAACAACCAACTTACTACGTTGCCTCCGTTGCCTTTGTCTTTAACCTATCTGGAATGTCGTAACAACCAAATTACTACTTTGCCCAACTTGCCTTCATCGTTAACCACTCTTGATTGTCGGATTAACCTATTAACTTCTTTACCCACTTTACCTTCTTCTTTAACTCGTCTTGATTGTAGGGGTAATCAACTCACTTCTATACCCAACTTGCCAAGTTCGATAACAGATATTCTGTGTAGTTCTAACCAACTCTCATCTTTACCTGTCTTACCTTCGTCCTTAATTTATCTATCTTGTGGCAGTAATCAAATCACATATTTACCGGCCTTGCCTACGTCGTTAACTTTTTTGGAATGTTCTCTTAACCAACTCACTGCTTTACCTGCATTGCCTTCGACATTATTATATCTTACTTGTTCCTTTAACCAACTCATTACTTTGCCTGTCTTGCCTTCATCGTTAACTGAACTAGTCTGTAGAGATAATCAACTCACTTTGTTGCCCAACCTGCCTTCAACATTGACTATGCTATGGTGTCAAGATAACCAACTCACTTTTTTACCCTCCTTACCTACTTCTTTAACGGAACTTAGGTGTGAATATAACCAACTTGCATCATTGCCACCCCTACCTTCATCTTTAATTCGGCTTTATTGCCAATACAATCCATTAACTTGTCTTCCTGATTTAAATCAAGTCACGGATTTAAATTTCTACGCGACTCTAGTTGAATGTGTGCCAAACTATGGAATTGTATTTTCAAGCACCCCTTTTATAACCACCCTTCCTATATGTAATGTGTTTAATTCCAACGGCTGTGAGCTATTTTGGAATATTGAAGGTGAAGTATTTTTTGATCCGGATACTAATTGCATCGTTGGAAATAATGAGCCATATTTCACCAACCAAAAGGTGAAATTGTATAAAAACGGAATGTTAGTTCAACAAACCTATGTCAATACAAATGGAGATTACTTCTTTGACACATTTGCTCCTGACTTTTACAAAACTGAACTCGACACATTGGATTTACCTTTTGCTACTGGTTGTCCCTCTTCCGGCTTTTACACGGACACCATTTCTGCAGTGGATTCTATGAAATACAATCGGAATTTTGGATTAATATGCAAGGGGGTAGATTTGGCAGTTACATCTATTTATTCAAACAATATAAGACCGGCAAGTGTAAGAGAAATAAAGATTCAAGCCGGAGATTATTCTAACACTTTTGGCGCAAATTGTGCAAATGGAATCAGCGGTACAGTAGTCATCAGTATTACCGGACCTTGCAATTATCTTTTTCCGGGGGTGGGTGCATTAACTCCCGATTCCGTTAATGGAAATGTTTTAACTTATAATGTTGCCGACTTTGGAGCCATGAGTAATAACATTAATTTTAACTTTACCATTTTGGTAGATACAAATGCAACATTGGGAAATCAAATTTGCATTCAGGTTTCAATTTCCACCTCTGCAGCAGAATTAAATTATAGCAATAATTACTTTTCACAATGTTTTACTGTTGTAGGAAGTTATGACCCTAATGATAAATCTGTTTATCCGGCTTCCACACTAGATATAAGCGGAGATCGCTGGCTAACCTATCTGATACGCTTTCAAAATACAGGCACTGCAGATGCAGAGCATATTTATATCACAGATACATTGAGTACTTACTTAGAGTGGTCCACATTCTCTTTGCTTTCTTACAGCCACCAACCGATCACTCAAATTTATCAGGACGGCTTATTAAAATTTAGTTTTCCCAATATCCATTTGCCGGACAGTAATTCGAATGAACCGGGAAGTCATGGATATATTCAATTTAAAATTCGTGCGAAGGATAGTTTGGCTATTGGAAGCACAATTGAAAACACCGCAAATATTTTCTTTGATTTTAATGCACCCATAATCACAAACACCACCGCCAACACGCTTATCAATTGTTCGATTCCTCCAACAATTATAAATGCTACAATATGCAATAGTCTGAATTTTCAATTAAATGGTGTTACATATTCCACCAGTGGCAATCATGTTCAACGATTTATTACTGCAAATGGCTGCGACTCAACAATTCTTCTTAATTTAACTATTAATTCATCAGCTAGCTATCTTTCAGGATCAATTTGTGATGGAGATTTTTATAATTTCAATGGACAGCAATTATCACTTACCGGAGTTTATAATGATACACTAACGAATGCGTCCGGATGCGATTCTATTGTAGTTCTGGACCTGATTATAAACAACGCTTACAATATTCAGCGATCTGAAAATATTTGTACAAACGACTCCCTGTTTTTTGGAGGAGTATATCTTTATCAGGCGGGTATATATATTGATTCCTTGCCATCCGTATTCGGCTGCGACTCTGTTATTACATTAAATTTAGATATTATCAATGCGAACTATACTCAACAAGCACAAACCATATGCTCGAATGATTCGATTTTATTTCGAAGTGCCTATCTTCATCAATCCGGTGTTTATTTTGATTCACTTTTGAATAGTAATGGTTGCGATTCAATTATCGAATTACAATTAACTGTTACACCCGTAATCACAAACATCGTTTCACAAATTTCATCTACCTTACAAACCACAGCGAGCGGCTCAACTTATCAATGGATCGATTGCGGAAACAATTCGGCTATCAACGGAGCAACGAATTCTACCTTTCAACCCACCCAATCCGGCAGCTACGCCGTTGCAGTCACCTATGGCAATTGCATCGACACCTCCACCTGCTATACCTTCTCCACCGTCGGACTCCCCTCTTCCATCACTGCCGATGTAATTTTCCAAACACGTTATCTCTCTTCATCTGAAAACATCCTCCTCCACGCCGAAAAACTCCGGGGCACCAATGGCCAATTGCGATTAATGGATCTCAGCGGAAGAATAATCTACCAACAACCCACCCATGAAATTACCGCCGGCAAACTCAATCTGGAAATCCCCGTCAAAGGATTGAACGCCGGAATTTATATCGTGAATTTGATCACTGAAAAGGATAATATTTCGGGGAAGGTGATTAAGTATTAA
- a CDS encoding sigma-54-dependent Fis family transcriptional regulator — protein MTIQDIKNRFGIIGTSLQLDHSINIAFQVAPTDLSVLITGESGTGKEIFPQIIHFLSSRKHGPNIAVNCGAIPEGTIDSELFGHEKGAFTGAHEARKGYFEVVNGGTIFLDEVAELPLTTQVRLLRVLETGEFIRVGSSKVQKTDVRVVAASNVNIPEAIERGRFREDLYYRLNTVPIHVPPLRDRKEDVFLLFRKFAADFADKYKMPVIHLQPEAQRLLVDYRWPGNVRQLKNVTEQLSILEQKKEITADVLMKYLPQENGKTLPMVLRDEVKSGGDFSERELLYKVLFDMKKDLTEMKKVVATLMGNGPVRVQEQDAFEHELYRADEPQIIETQPGVTLSTKPYKIEAHEEVEDESLSLSDKEKEMIRKAIERHKGKRKEAAKELGISERTLYRKINEYQIKG, from the coding sequence ATGACGATACAGGATATAAAAAACAGATTTGGTATTATCGGTACTTCCTTGCAGTTAGATCATTCGATCAACATTGCTTTCCAGGTAGCACCAACTGATCTTTCTGTATTGATTACCGGTGAAAGTGGAACGGGTAAAGAAATTTTTCCGCAAATTATTCATTTCCTCAGCAGTCGTAAACATGGTCCGAATATCGCTGTCAATTGCGGCGCTATTCCGGAAGGCACCATCGACTCTGAACTTTTTGGTCATGAAAAAGGGGCTTTTACCGGAGCGCATGAAGCCCGCAAAGGGTATTTTGAAGTGGTGAACGGTGGTACTATCTTTTTAGATGAAGTCGCCGAACTCCCCCTCACGACGCAGGTACGTCTTTTACGTGTGTTGGAGACGGGCGAATTTATCCGCGTGGGATCGAGTAAAGTGCAAAAAACAGATGTGCGTGTGGTGGCCGCGAGCAATGTGAATATTCCCGAAGCGATTGAAAGAGGTCGTTTCAGGGAGGATTTATATTACCGGTTAAATACCGTACCGATTCATGTTCCTCCACTGCGCGACAGAAAGGAAGATGTCTTCCTGCTCTTCCGGAAATTTGCTGCTGACTTTGCCGATAAATATAAAATGCCGGTGATTCATCTCCAGCCGGAAGCACAACGCTTATTAGTAGATTACCGTTGGCCGGGCAATGTGCGTCAGTTAAAAAATGTGACGGAACAATTGTCGATTCTGGAACAGAAGAAAGAGATTACAGCCGATGTTTTAATGAAATATCTTCCTCAGGAGAACGGGAAGACCTTGCCGATGGTCCTGCGTGATGAAGTGAAAAGTGGTGGCGATTTCAGTGAAAGGGAACTGCTCTATAAAGTGCTTTTCGACATGAAAAAAGATCTCACCGAAATGAAGAAGGTGGTGGCGACTTTGATGGGAAATGGTCCGGTAAGAGTGCAGGAACAGGATGCCTTTGAGCATGAACTGTATCGTGCCGATGAACCTCAGATTATTGAAACGCAACCGGGCGTGACCTTAAGCACCAAGCCCTATAAGATTGAAGCGCACGAAGAAGTGGAAGATGAGTCGTTGTCACTCTCGGACAAGGAAAAAGAAATGATCCGTAAAGCCATCGAACGTCATAAAGGCAAACGAAAAGAAGCCGCGAAGGAACTCGGTATTTCTGAGCGCACACTCTACCGGAAAATTAACGAATATCAGATCAAAGGATGA
- a CDS encoding LptE family protein — protein MKNAVVCMSLLMSLIWSGCGVYSFTGASISPEVKTFSVQYFPNRASLVQPLLSQAITEKIKERFISQTSLRQVERDGDLQFEGYISDYKASPVAIQGTQTAALNRLTISVLVKFTNTKDDKQNFETTFTRYADYDSQKSLSEEEATLIDEINRQLVDDIFNKSVSNW, from the coding sequence ATGAAGAACGCTGTAGTTTGTATGTCCCTTTTAATGTCCCTGATCTGGTCTGGCTGTGGGGTCTATTCCTTCACCGGTGCGTCGATCTCGCCTGAGGTGAAGACATTTTCAGTGCAGTATTTTCCCAATCGGGCTTCATTGGTCCAGCCGCTCCTGAGTCAGGCGATCACGGAGAAAATTAAAGAGCGTTTCATCTCGCAAACGAGTTTGAGGCAGGTGGAAAGAGACGGTGATCTGCAATTCGAAGGATACATCAGTGATTATAAAGCGAGTCCGGTGGCTATTCAGGGGACACAAACCGCTGCATTAAACCGGTTAACCATCAGTGTATTGGTGAAATTTACGAATACAAAGGACGACAAACAAAATTTTGAAACTACTTTTACACGCTACGCCGACTACGATAGTCAGAAGAGTTTATCAGAAGAAGAAGCCACGCTGATAGATGAAATTAACCGACAGTTAGTGGATGATATTTTCAATAAATCTGTGAGCAACTGGTAA
- the groL gene encoding chaperonin GroEL (60 kDa chaperone family; promotes refolding of misfolded polypeptides especially under stressful conditions; forms two stacked rings of heptamers to form a barrel-shaped 14mer; ends can be capped by GroES; misfolded proteins enter the barrel where they are refolded when GroES binds), whose protein sequence is MAKEISFNLEARDALKRGVDALANAVKVTLGPKGRNVIIDKKYGAPMITKDGVTVAKEIELKNPIENMGAQMLKEVASKTADVAGDGTTTATVLAQAIVTAGLKNVAAGANPMDLKRGIDKAVISVVEALKKMSKSVGDDNQKIEQVATISANNDHEIGKLIAEAMNKVKKEGVITVEEAKGTETTVTVVEGMQFDRGYISPYFVTNADKMEAVLENPYILLYDKKISNMKELLPVLEKVVQTGRPMLIISEDVDGEALATLVVNKLRGSLKIGAVKAPGFGDRRKAMMEDIAILTGGTVISEERGFKLDAADLTMLGKAEKVTIDKDNTTIVNGGGTTEDIKARVNQIKAQIETTTSDYDKEKLQERLAKLAGGVAVLYVGAATEVEMKEKKDRVDDALHATRAAVEEGIIPGGGVAYIRCIAGLEKLKGINEDETTGMGIVKRALEEPLRQIVENAGSEGSIIVQKVKEGKDDFGYNARTDVYENMMKAGVIDPTKVTRVALENAASIAGMLLTTECVLSEIKEDKPAMPAMPGGGMEGMY, encoded by the coding sequence ATGGCAAAAGAAATTTCATTTAACCTGGAAGCACGCGACGCTTTAAAACGTGGTGTTGATGCTTTAGCAAATGCAGTAAAAGTAACCTTGGGTCCAAAAGGACGCAATGTAATCATTGATAAAAAATACGGTGCACCCATGATCACTAAAGATGGTGTGACTGTGGCAAAAGAAATTGAGCTGAAAAACCCTATCGAAAACATGGGCGCTCAAATGTTGAAGGAAGTGGCTTCTAAAACTGCTGATGTAGCCGGTGACGGAACTACTACGGCAACAGTTCTTGCTCAAGCTATCGTTACAGCAGGACTGAAGAACGTGGCTGCAGGTGCGAATCCAATGGATCTGAAGCGCGGAATTGACAAAGCGGTGATTTCTGTGGTAGAAGCCCTGAAGAAAATGAGTAAGAGTGTTGGTGACGACAATCAGAAAATTGAGCAGGTCGCTACCATTTCAGCGAACAACGATCATGAGATCGGAAAATTGATTGCTGAGGCGATGAATAAAGTGAAGAAAGAAGGTGTGATCACTGTAGAAGAAGCAAAAGGTACCGAGACGACTGTAACAGTAGTAGAAGGTATGCAATTCGACCGTGGTTATATCAGCCCGTATTTCGTAACGAATGCGGATAAAATGGAAGCGGTACTTGAGAACCCTTACATTCTTCTTTACGATAAAAAGATCAGTAACATGAAAGAATTGTTACCGGTGCTGGAGAAAGTGGTTCAAACAGGTCGTCCGATGTTGATCATTTCAGAAGATGTGGATGGTGAAGCATTGGCAACGCTTGTGGTAAATAAATTACGTGGTTCATTGAAAATTGGTGCTGTTAAAGCTCCGGGATTTGGTGATCGCCGTAAAGCCATGATGGAAGATATCGCGATTTTGACCGGCGGTACTGTGATCAGCGAAGAGCGTGGCTTCAAATTGGATGCTGCAGACCTGACGATGTTGGGTAAAGCAGAGAAAGTAACGATCGACAAAGACAACACGACTATCGTTAATGGTGGTGGTACTACTGAAGATATCAAAGCAAGAGTGAACCAAATCAAAGCGCAGATCGAAACAACGACCAGCGATTACGATAAAGAAAAATTGCAGGAGCGTCTGGCTAAATTAGCAGGTGGTGTTGCCGTTTTATATGTAGGTGCTGCTACTGAAGTAGAGATGAAAGAGAAGAAAGATCGTGTTGACGATGCTTTACATGCGACGCGTGCTGCTGTGGAAGAAGGAATCATTCCCGGTGGTGGTGTGGCGTATATCCGTTGTATTGCCGGACTTGAAAAACTGAAAGGTATCAATGAAGATGAGACAACAGGAATGGGTATTGTTAAGCGTGCCCTCGAAGAACCCCTTCGTCAGATTGTTGAAAATGCAGGTAGCGAAGGTTCTATCATCGTTCAGAAAGTGAAAGAGGGCAAGGACGATTTCGGTTACAATGCACGTACCGATGTGTACGAGAACATGATGAAAGCCGGAGTCATCGATCCAACTAAAGTAACACGTGTAGCCCTTGAAAATGCTGCATCTATCGCCGGTATGCTCCTCACTACTGAGTGCGTACTGAGTGAAATTAAAGAAGATAAACCCGCTATGCCTGCTATGCCGGGTGGCGGAATGGAAGGAATGTATTAA
- the secG gene encoding preprotein translocase subunit SecG produces the protein MFTLIIILLIIVSFLLGVVVLVQNSKGGGLASGFASSNQVMGVRKTTDFLEKLTWGFAISMLVLAMIGNFVLPRNTSTGNASVIEEQIQNTPVPSGPAPAPGGAAPAGGQAQPAAPAPAQ, from the coding sequence ATGTTTACACTTATCATCATCCTCCTTATTATTGTCAGCTTCCTGCTTGGCGTTGTTGTATTGGTTCAAAATTCAAAAGGCGGCGGATTGGCTTCCGGTTTTGCATCCTCTAACCAGGTTATGGGTGTCCGTAAAACCACCGATTTCCTTGAAAAATTAACCTGGGGTTTTGCGATCTCTATGCTCGTGCTGGCGATGATCGGAAATTTTGTGTTGCCAAGAAATACCTCTACCGGTAACGCTTCCGTGATTGAAGAACAAATTCAGAATACCCCCGTGCCATCAGGTCCTGCACCTGCTCCGGGTGGTGCTGCTCCGGCGGGTGGACAGGCTCAACCTGCTGCTCCGGCTCCGGCTCAATAA
- a CDS encoding T9SS type A sorting domain-containing protein: MNLYKNGVLDQQTFTNIYGDYYFDTFSLNNYKIEFDTTGLPLEVYCPTIGFYLDTISVSDSMKYNRDFGLKCKEIDLAVTSIFTANIRPASIREIKIKAGDYSHYFGAHCAAGISGMVNITITGACNYISPAIGALTPNTVIGNVLTYNVADFGVLSYDSSFNFNILVDTTAALGSQICIQVSISTPATEINYNNNLLSQCFTVVGSFDPNDKTAFPNATLDISGDRWLTYLIRFQNTGTASAEHIYITDTLSSSLDWSTFNLLTYSHQPLTQVYNDGLVKFSFPHINLPDSNTNEPASHGYVQYKIRAKDSLAIGSTIENTANIFFDFNAPVITNTTSNAVINCSIPPTIITASICNGDDYSLNGVLYYNDGTYQQKLITSFGCDSIIKLHLTVSSIINTVSQSSSLLQTTANGSSYQWIDCGNNTVINGATNSTFQPTQSGSYAVAVTYGNCIDTSACYTFSTVGLPSSITADVIFQTRYLSSSENILLHAEKLRGTNGQLRLMDLSGRIIYQQPTHEITSGKLNLEIPAKGMNAGIYIVNLITEKDNISGKVIKY, from the coding sequence TTGAACTTATATAAAAACGGTGTGCTCGACCAACAAACTTTTACGAATATATATGGCGATTATTATTTCGATACTTTTTCACTTAATAATTACAAAATTGAATTTGATACGACAGGATTACCTTTGGAAGTATACTGTCCAACCATCGGATTTTATTTGGATACTATTTCAGTTTCAGACTCCATGAAATACAATCGTGATTTTGGATTGAAATGCAAGGAAATCGACTTAGCAGTAACAAGTATTTTTACTGCTAATATACGACCAGCAAGTATTAGAGAAATTAAAATTAAAGCAGGTGATTACTCTCATTATTTTGGTGCACATTGTGCCGCAGGAATAAGCGGAATGGTTAATATCACAATAACTGGAGCATGCAACTATATTTCTCCAGCTATTGGTGCTTTAACGCCCAATACAGTTATAGGAAATGTTTTAACTTACAATGTAGCAGACTTTGGAGTTTTGAGTTATGATAGTAGTTTTAATTTTAACATTTTAGTAGATACTACTGCTGCACTTGGAAGTCAAATTTGTATTCAAGTTTCCATATCCACTCCGGCTACAGAAATAAATTACAACAATAATTTATTATCTCAATGTTTTACGGTGGTAGGCAGTTTTGATCCTAATGACAAAACAGCATTTCCAAATGCTACTTTAGATATTAGTGGTGATCGCTGGTTAACGTATTTAATCCGTTTTCAAAATACAGGAACAGCTTCTGCCGAACATATTTATATTACGGATACTTTGAGTTCATCGTTAGATTGGTCAACTTTCAATTTGTTAACCTATAGCCACCAACCTCTCACACAAGTTTATAATGATGGGTTAGTGAAATTTAGTTTTCCGCATATCAATTTACCTGACAGTAATACGAATGAACCGGCAAGTCATGGATATGTTCAATATAAAATTCGAGCAAAGGATAGTTTGGCTATCGGAAGCACGATTGAAAATACTGCCAATATTTTCTTCGATTTTAATGCTCCTGTAATTACTAATACTACTAGTAATGCTGTGATTAATTGTTCGATTCCGCCAACCATCATTACAGCGAGTATTTGCAATGGAGACGACTATTCACTAAACGGTGTATTGTATTATAACGACGGCACCTATCAGCAAAAATTAATTACAAGTTTCGGTTGCGATTCTATAATTAAACTTCATCTAACCGTTTCCAGTATTATAAATACCGTTTCCCAATCTTCGTCCTTATTGCAAACCACAGCTAATGGCTCGTCCTATCAATGGATCGATTGCGGAAACAATACTGTTATTAATGGAGCAACGAATTCTACGTTCCAACCCACACAATCAGGCAGCTACGCCGTCGCGGTCACCTATGGCAATTGCATCGACACCTCCGCCTGCTACACCTTCTCCACTGTCGGACTCCCCTCTTCCATCACTGCCGATGTAATTTTCCAAACCCGTTATCTCTCTTCATCTGAAAACATCCTCCTCCACGCCGAAAAACTCCGGGGCACCAATGGCCAATTGCGATTAATGGATCTCAGCGGAAGAATCATCTACCAACAACCCACGCATGAAATTACCTCCGGCAAACTCAATCTGGAAATCCCCGCAAAAGGAATGAACGCCGGAATTTATATTGTTAATTTAATTACTGAAAAGGATAATATTTCGGGGAAAGTGATTAAGTATTAA